Proteins from a genomic interval of Nostoc sp. TCL240-02:
- a CDS encoding CHASE2 domain-containing protein has product MWRRFQTFIQKTRSVLIITPTVALTVIVGQSLGFFNLPEWKIRDEWVRQRSQETIADEIVIVTIDERDIQSVRKWPIPDWALAKLLEKIRAQQPRAIGLDLYRDLPEGSGHEELVKIFRSTPNLIGVEKITGERVNPAPELKKLNQVGLADLVLDGDRFVRRALLTAVDAKEQNTLKAGLATLVALKYLETDKITLESIDPKQQKFQLGKAIYLPLNNQEAGYSDADLGGYQILLNWHGTDAAFRTVAMRDVLAGRIPANLMRDRMVFIGSAAASTNDFFNTPFSSSWISAQKTMPGVVVHANIAHQLVLGAKTGKTNLYGFSGGAVSLWIILWSAIGSSGSWFLSSRRLRIPGGKILWATIGICGMFVGGGYGMFLHGILIPVTPALAAFISSVIATTNAYKQRQLEETNQQLEIANSQLLDYSKTLEFKVEERTHELLEAKQAADAANEAKSEFLANMSHELRTPLNGILGFAQVLEVSPNMTEKNLEGVSIIYQCGTHLLMLINDILDLSKIEARKLELVTTNVHLHTFLHGVSEICSIRAKQKGISFNILISDRLPVAIEVDEKRLRQVLINLLGNAIKFTDTGSVTFKVDVMSHSSLVIDQELKPMTNDNGQMTHQKIRFQIEDTGIGMSPDQLEKIFLAFEQVGEAGRKSEGTGLGLAISQRIAALMDSQIQVQSHLGEGSIFWLDLIVTVPVSHDWQIETIPTTGVASALTHQKITGIRGTAPQILIVDDDTNHCSMLISLLQEIGCQTLEASDGKYALQMVTEHQPDVILLDLAMPNMDGFELMVHLQENPQTRFIPIIVSSASVFEENRQRSFQAGATAFLPKPLQIDELFNALRSAFEAAANLSLLKVEWIYTQPTSQKLSYQTEQKANTELILPSQDVLQQLYHLAMMGDIQAIEGIIKELIKQDSQLTPFANELSQFTANFQTGKIRKFLKSFVITESRQ; this is encoded by the coding sequence ATGTGGCGCAGATTCCAGACCTTTATCCAAAAGACTCGTAGCGTTTTGATTATTACTCCCACTGTTGCCCTGACTGTCATTGTCGGGCAATCGTTGGGATTTTTCAATTTGCCTGAATGGAAAATTCGTGATGAATGGGTTCGTCAGCGATCGCAGGAGACAATCGCGGATGAAATTGTGATTGTCACAATCGATGAGCGCGATATCCAATCGGTGCGTAAATGGCCAATTCCAGATTGGGCATTAGCAAAATTACTAGAAAAGATTCGGGCGCAGCAACCCAGAGCTATCGGATTGGATCTCTATCGAGATTTACCAGAGGGAAGCGGACATGAAGAACTTGTAAAAATCTTCCGCAGCACTCCTAATTTAATCGGTGTTGAGAAAATCACCGGAGAGCGAGTCAATCCTGCACCGGAGTTGAAGAAACTTAATCAAGTAGGATTAGCAGATTTGGTGTTGGATGGCGATCGCTTTGTCCGTCGCGCCCTCCTGACGGCAGTAGATGCCAAAGAGCAAAACACGCTCAAAGCTGGGCTAGCAACTCTTGTAGCGCTCAAGTACCTAGAAACCGACAAAATTACCTTAGAAAGCATTGATCCTAAGCAGCAAAAATTTCAGTTGGGTAAAGCAATTTATTTACCACTAAACAATCAAGAAGCAGGCTACTCCGATGCTGATTTAGGCGGCTATCAAATTCTCCTCAATTGGCATGGAACAGATGCGGCATTTCGGACAGTTGCCATGCGCGATGTCTTAGCAGGGAGAATTCCAGCCAACCTAATGCGTGATCGGATGGTGTTTATTGGATCAGCCGCCGCTAGTACCAATGACTTCTTCAACACACCCTTCAGTTCCTCCTGGATCTCTGCCCAAAAAACGATGCCTGGGGTTGTTGTCCATGCCAATATTGCCCATCAACTGGTGCTAGGGGCAAAAACAGGGAAGACAAACCTGTACGGCTTTTCTGGAGGGGCTGTGTCGCTCTGGATTATTTTATGGTCTGCGATCGGCTCTAGTGGTAGTTGGTTCTTATCCAGTCGCAGGTTGCGGATTCCTGGTGGCAAAATTCTCTGGGCAACTATAGGCATCTGTGGCATGTTTGTGGGGGGTGGCTATGGGATGTTTTTACATGGCATTTTGATTCCAGTCACACCTGCTTTAGCCGCATTCATCAGCAGTGTAATTGCAACAACTAATGCCTATAAACAAAGGCAATTAGAAGAAACGAATCAGCAACTAGAAATTGCCAATTCTCAACTATTAGATTATTCCAAAACTCTGGAGTTCAAAGTTGAAGAGCGAACTCATGAACTGCTTGAGGCCAAGCAAGCTGCTGATGCTGCTAACGAAGCAAAGAGCGAGTTTTTGGCAAATATGAGTCACGAACTACGCACACCGCTTAATGGCATCCTTGGTTTTGCTCAGGTGCTAGAAGTATCGCCAAACATGACAGAGAAAAATCTGGAAGGTGTCAGCATTATCTACCAATGTGGGACACACCTGCTGATGCTAATCAATGATATTCTCGACCTTTCAAAAATTGAAGCTCGTAAATTAGAATTGGTTACGACTAATGTACATCTGCACACTTTTTTACATGGTGTCTCCGAGATTTGCAGTATCCGAGCAAAACAGAAAGGCATTTCATTTAATATTTTAATCAGCGATCGCCTACCAGTTGCCATTGAAGTGGATGAAAAGCGACTAAGGCAAGTTTTGATCAACTTACTAGGTAATGCTATCAAATTCACAGACACCGGTAGCGTCACCTTCAAAGTAGATGTCATGAGTCATTCGTCATTGGTCATTGATCAAGAATTGAAACCAATGACAAATGACAATGGACAAATGACACATCAGAAGATTCGCTTCCAGATTGAAGATACAGGTATTGGGATGTCACCAGACCAATTAGAGAAAATCTTTTTGGCTTTTGAGCAAGTAGGTGAAGCAGGGCGGAAATCTGAAGGTACTGGTTTGGGATTAGCAATCAGTCAAAGAATTGCGGCATTGATGGACAGCCAAATTCAAGTACAGAGTCATCTGGGTGAAGGTAGTATCTTTTGGCTAGATTTGATCGTAACAGTACCAGTTTCCCATGACTGGCAGATAGAAACGATACCTACAACGGGTGTAGCATCAGCTCTAACCCATCAAAAAATCACCGGGATTCGGGGTACTGCACCTCAAATTCTCATTGTCGATGATGATACTAACCACTGTTCTATGTTGATCAGTTTGCTCCAAGAAATTGGCTGTCAAACCTTGGAAGCAAGCGATGGCAAATATGCACTACAGATGGTAACTGAACATCAACCGGATGTGATTCTCCTTGATTTAGCTATGCCTAACATGGATGGCTTTGAGCTAATGGTTCATTTACAAGAAAATCCACAAACTCGTTTTATTCCAATTATTGTCTCTAGTGCCAGCGTCTTCGAGGAAAATCGGCAACGAAGTTTTCAGGCAGGGGCCACAGCATTCTTACCAAAACCTCTGCAAATTGATGAACTATTTAATGCACTGCGTTCTGCCTTCGAGGCAGCAGCGAACCTATCGCTGCTAAAAGTAGAGTGGATTTATACTCAGCCTACATCTCAAAAGTTATCTTACCAGACTGAACAAAAAGCTAATACTGAATTGATTTTGCCATCACAGGATGTTTTACAACAACTTTATCATCTAGCAATGATGGGAGATATTCAGGCAATTGAGGGAATTATAAAAGAGTTAATTAAGCAAGACAGTCAACTAACTCCTTTCGCAAATGAGTTGAGCCAATTTACTGCCAACTTCCAAACTGGAAAAATCCGTAAGTTCCTTAAATCTTTTGTAATCACTGAGTCACGTCAATAA
- a CDS encoding response regulator: MMIEPLLKPMHILLVDDNPNNLKVLSEAIQGCGWKTLMATDGESAIEQTEYSAPDLILLDVMMPGIDGFETCRRLKANSMTQNIPIIFMTALADATDKVKGLEIGAVDYITKPFQQEEVIARLKLHLKISYLTRTLEQRVQERTAELTQSLQQLQNTQLQLIQSEKMSTLGQLIAGIGHEINNPIGFISGNCSHIEEYVKDLLRLVNLQQQKLLHPDPEIEELVEEIDLEYLVEDLPKILGSMDQGIGRLKDISLSLRTFARSDISSMVEFQIHEGIDSTLMLLKHRLKDQGERPVIEVVKQYGELPPITCYPGQLNQVFMNIIANAIDAFDDLYQNRSVEEIAAAIPHTIAIATSIQHEQQTVTICIEDNALGMPPEVQARIFEPSFTTKAVGKGTGLGLAISYQIIIDKHNGQINCLSTSGQGTKFIITLATSVEALTRKHKSNF, translated from the coding sequence ATAATGATCGAACCTCTTTTGAAGCCAATGCATATCCTTTTGGTAGATGACAATCCCAACAATCTGAAAGTGCTATCAGAAGCGATTCAGGGATGTGGCTGGAAAACCCTCATGGCAACCGATGGAGAATCTGCCATTGAACAAACAGAATACTCTGCTCCCGATCTCATTCTCTTGGATGTTATGATGCCGGGTATTGATGGGTTTGAAACTTGCCGCAGGTTGAAAGCCAATTCCATGACTCAGAATATTCCGATCATTTTTATGACTGCCTTGGCCGATGCCACAGACAAAGTGAAAGGACTGGAAATTGGTGCAGTTGACTACATTACCAAACCCTTCCAGCAAGAAGAAGTCATTGCTCGATTAAAATTACATTTGAAAATTTCCTATCTTACCCGTACCCTCGAACAAAGAGTGCAAGAACGCACCGCAGAATTAACCCAATCTCTTCAACAGTTACAAAACACCCAACTACAACTAATCCAGAGTGAGAAAATGTCCACCCTTGGACAACTTATTGCAGGGATAGGTCATGAGATTAATAACCCGATTGGTTTTATTAGTGGAAATTGCTCTCATATTGAGGAATATGTCAAGGATCTCCTACGTTTGGTGAATCTCCAACAGCAAAAGCTACTACATCCAGACCCAGAAATTGAAGAACTTGTTGAAGAAATTGACTTAGAGTATCTAGTTGAAGATTTACCAAAAATTCTGGGATCAATGGATCAAGGAATTGGTCGTCTGAAGGATATCAGCCTTTCTCTAAGAACCTTTGCTCGATCTGATATCTCATCTATGGTGGAGTTCCAAATTCATGAAGGAATTGATAGTACCTTAATGCTATTAAAACATCGACTCAAAGACCAAGGAGAACGCCCTGTAATCGAGGTTGTCAAACAATATGGTGAGTTACCTCCAATCACCTGCTATCCTGGACAACTGAATCAGGTATTTATGAATATTATCGCCAATGCCATTGATGCATTTGATGACCTCTATCAAAACCGCTCAGTTGAGGAGATAGCAGCAGCTATCCCTCACACGATCGCGATCGCTACATCAATCCAGCATGAGCAACAAACCGTGACAATTTGCATCGAAGATAACGCTCTTGGTATGCCTCCTGAAGTGCAAGCGAGAATTTTTGAGCCATCTTTTACAACTAAGGCTGTGGGAAAAGGAACTGGCCTAGGATTAGCTATTAGCTACCAAATTATTATCGATAAACACAATGGACAAATCAACTGCTTATCAACCTCTGGTCAAGGAACGAAGTTTATTATTACTCTAGCAACTTCAGTAGAAGCCCTTACTAGAAAACACAAATCAAATTTTTAA
- a CDS encoding DUF1499 domain-containing protein — translation MFVIFFSLTSSFILPAATWAATSDLGVDNIHLAPCPPSPNCAVSQDADSQHSIDPIAYHVDLKTARATLLKVLSVVPRTEVIQQTDNYIHALSKSRIFQFVDDVEFYFPANESVIHLRSASRLGDSDFGVNRRRLEQIRLALRDLKI, via the coding sequence ATGTTTGTAATATTCTTTAGCCTGACTAGCAGCTTCATACTTCCTGCTGCTACTTGGGCTGCCACATCTGACTTGGGAGTTGACAATATTCATCTTGCTCCCTGTCCGCCTTCTCCGAACTGTGCTGTCAGTCAAGATGCTGATTCTCAACATAGCATTGACCCGATCGCCTACCATGTAGACCTCAAGACAGCACGAGCAACTTTACTCAAAGTTCTTAGTGTAGTTCCACGTACAGAGGTTATCCAACAGACAGATAATTACATCCATGCTCTTTCTAAGAGTCGGATATTCCAATTTGTGGATGATGTCGAGTTTTATTTCCCTGCTAATGAGTCAGTAATTCATCTGCGTTCCGCATCACGTCTTGGAGACTCAGATTTTGGTGTAAACCGTAGACGCTTGGAGCAAATTCGTCTAGCACTACGCGATTTAAAAATTTGA
- a CDS encoding sulfurtransferase: protein MNTKVLISPQELTFILAEKSSRAVIIDTRTPEDYAISHIPQSINIRDFFTYLLESSYPAGLKELQEYFAGIMSKLGISGAERLIVYEDTLNKGYGQSCRAAFLLKYLGCAEVSILHGGYRAWLTEGLPTTDEVPLCESSIFILHPNTEMMVTTAEMLQAIDNPAIIKLDVRDRNEWLGLSSSPYNPDFCPRKGRIPNAVWLEWHHLMNSESEIPMFRSPDEIREICQSVSITSESIVYIYCFKGSRAANTLIALEQVGISARNYFGSWNEWSRDFSLPIDSRVMSV, encoded by the coding sequence GTGAATACAAAAGTCCTCATTTCTCCTCAAGAACTCACGTTCATATTAGCAGAAAAGTCATCACGAGCTGTCATTATCGATACACGAACTCCCGAAGATTATGCTATTTCTCATATTCCTCAATCCATAAATATTAGAGATTTTTTCACCTATCTTTTAGAGAGTTCCTACCCAGCAGGATTAAAGGAATTACAAGAGTATTTTGCAGGAATTATGAGCAAGCTGGGAATATCGGGTGCGGAACGATTAATTGTCTATGAGGATACTTTAAATAAAGGTTATGGTCAATCTTGTCGAGCAGCTTTTTTACTGAAGTATTTGGGTTGTGCTGAGGTATCTATTTTACACGGAGGATATAGAGCATGGCTGACAGAGGGATTACCTACTACCGATGAAGTACCATTATGTGAAAGCAGCATATTTATATTGCATCCCAACACTGAGATGATGGTGACTACCGCCGAGATGTTGCAAGCAATTGATAATCCAGCAATTATTAAATTAGATGTGCGCGATCGCAACGAATGGCTTGGACTGAGTTCTTCTCCCTACAATCCTGACTTTTGTCCTCGCAAAGGTAGAATCCCTAACGCTGTATGGTTAGAATGGCATCATCTGATGAATTCCGAATCGGAAATCCCCATGTTCCGATCGCCAGATGAAATCCGAGAAATTTGTCAGTCAGTAAGTATTACTTCGGAGTCAATTGTGTATATTTACTGCTTTAAAGGCTCAAGGGCTGCTAATACATTAATAGCCCTTGAACAAGTAGGAATTTCTGCTAGAAATTATTTTGGCTCTTGGAATGAATGGTCTCGTGATTTTTCCCTACCCATTGATAGCAGGGTAATGAGCGTGTAG
- a CDS encoding WD40 repeat domain-containing protein — MDWISLLKFQQADFLQRVKKPKTYDLSLLESQVKGCHTEMMAFWGEPLARLQEFSRQQAEVLAKNPPPTPPEYPEPPDWTIPFPKYFQRQAEDYLLREKIVDLVIAERLGKLVKKVSQDTLQNIILDDEGNLCGESKFSYVLKDNPQLSVQVYVADGESFNGIKKDKIRWSVTQEDLKNHQVLIFLCLFYPSTGQLGYERQSIITGFLPANQIELTEPKLYISPSNLLYAGGLSWYLESLIGKKDTSPVINEKAIADTIQTLPSEHCLKGIVGDWECWQTLQGHNRGINCLAFSFACKNGKALPILASGSRGETKLWDLSKGELIDTLSEYPWVIPGLVDEVNSLAFSSDGQTLVSCGADSTIKLWHVGALDLIDILHKHNGVVRCAAFTPDGRMLATGGDDRKILFWDLMHRQVTIALSLDDTAAHSLVLSRDGETIVTGSYRKIKVWRTSPQTGIKSLKDAQPLHTLMGHSHIVRSLAISADAKLLVSGSWDQTIKIWQLETGELLHTLKGHRDRVYAIALSPDGQIIASGSADKTIKLWHLQTGELLGTFTGHGNIVTALAFTASGEMLVSGSLDKTIKIWQRS, encoded by the coding sequence ATGGATTGGATTAGCTTACTTAAATTTCAACAAGCTGACTTCCTTCAACGTGTGAAGAAACCTAAAACTTATGACTTATCTTTATTGGAAAGTCAAGTCAAGGGTTGTCACACTGAAATGATGGCTTTTTGGGGCGAACCATTGGCCAGACTCCAAGAATTTTCTCGCCAACAAGCAGAAGTTCTTGCCAAAAATCCACCGCCTACGCCACCTGAATATCCTGAGCCTCCCGACTGGACAATACCTTTTCCCAAATACTTCCAGCGTCAAGCGGAAGATTATCTTTTGCGGGAAAAAATCGTTGACCTGGTGATAGCTGAACGTTTGGGGAAGTTGGTAAAAAAGGTATCACAAGATACTTTGCAAAATATTATTTTAGATGATGAGGGAAATTTGTGTGGCGAAAGCAAATTTTCTTATGTACTAAAAGATAATCCTCAGCTAAGTGTTCAAGTTTATGTTGCTGATGGAGAAAGTTTTAATGGTATTAAGAAAGACAAAATTAGGTGGTCGGTTACTCAAGAAGATTTAAAAAATCACCAAGTATTAATTTTTCTCTGTTTGTTTTATCCATCAACAGGTCAGTTAGGATACGAAAGACAGAGTATAATTACAGGATTTTTACCTGCAAATCAAATTGAACTCACTGAACCAAAACTGTATATAAGTCCGAGTAACTTGTTGTATGCCGGTGGTCTGAGTTGGTATTTAGAATCACTTATTGGCAAAAAAGACACGTCGCCAGTAATTAATGAGAAGGCGATCGCAGATACAATACAGACTCTACCATCAGAGCATTGCCTTAAAGGGATAGTTGGTGACTGGGAATGCTGGCAAACTTTACAAGGGCACAATAGAGGTATTAATTGCCTAGCTTTCAGTTTTGCGTGTAAGAATGGTAAAGCCTTACCCATATTGGCAAGTGGTAGTCGTGGAGAAACGAAACTTTGGGATTTAAGCAAGGGTGAATTAATAGATACATTATCAGAGTATCCTTGGGTGATACCTGGGCTAGTGGATGAAGTGAATTCCCTGGCTTTTAGTTCAGATGGACAGACTTTAGTGAGTTGCGGTGCTGATTCCACAATTAAACTTTGGCACGTGGGTGCTTTAGACTTGATAGATATTTTGCATAAACATAATGGCGTAGTGCGGTGTGCTGCCTTTACTCCAGATGGCAGAATGTTAGCTACAGGCGGAGATGACAGAAAAATTTTGTTTTGGGATTTGATGCATCGTCAGGTTACGATCGCACTTTCTTTAGATGATACAGCTGCTCATTCTCTGGTTTTGAGCCGAGACGGGGAAACTATAGTTACAGGTAGCTACCGTAAAATCAAAGTCTGGCGAACTTCACCCCAGACGGGGATCAAAAGTTTAAAGGATGCACAACCTCTACACACCCTCATGGGTCATTCTCACATCGTTCGTTCGTTAGCAATCAGTGCAGATGCTAAACTGCTCGTAAGTGGTAGCTGGGATCAAACAATAAAAATTTGGCAATTGGAAACTGGAGAATTACTTCATACACTTAAAGGACATAGAGATAGAGTATACGCGATCGCCCTAAGTCCTGATGGACAAATTATCGCCAGTGGTAGTGCTGATAAAACCATCAAATTATGGCATTTACAAACTGGGGAGTTACTGGGTACGTTTACAGGTCATGGAAATATAGTCACAGCATTAGCCTTCACAGCTTCTGGCGAGATGTTGGTTAGCGGGAGTTTGGATAAGACAATTAAAATTTGGCAACGGAGTTAA
- a CDS encoding response regulator, translated as MKILLVEDDVLLSAALAELLSANRYTIDVASNGQTGLDLAISVEYDLILLDWLIPKLDGINLCRQLRKQGYRKSILLLTGKNSNADIVAGLDAGADDYVIKPFNQEALLARIRSLLRRSGVSDSSTLTWGNLCLDPSAGRVTCNEQEILLTATEYKLLELFLQNPDRIFSRAVILDRLWGFDDAPTENAVTTHIKDLRKKLKTGGLTEEFLETVYGMGYRIKPVPNLSIAVGETNQDGKKKPDSKDITSVNRVLERFRNSFGAQVVVLEQAKTALLERNLNKELHQQALHEAHKLAGSMGTFGYPEGSRLARKIEHLLLADFLLSADKISDFSQLVTKLQQELTKPAVIVPMKQTYRLLVIDDDMTLTKQLQAEADSWGIRMKVAPNLAAARSRLALKTPDAVLLDLSFPGTEEDGLILLSEIAQRSPNIPVIVFTGRDTLADRLAVSRLKARQFLHKPATTEEIFQAIARVLPQPKISEAKVLIVDDDPVILAGLSALLTPWGVEVITLSQSQQFWKVLMATSPDLVVLDLEMPIVNGLELCQVVRQDVHWGDLPILVVTAHTEAESLQQAFAAGADDFISKPVLGPELVTRVLSRIQRTRWRSQVGRSKE; from the coding sequence ATGAAAATTTTGTTGGTAGAGGATGATGTATTACTTAGTGCAGCATTGGCAGAGTTGTTGAGTGCAAATCGTTATACTATAGACGTAGCAAGCAATGGACAAACTGGTCTAGACCTAGCAATATCGGTTGAATATGACTTGATTTTGCTGGACTGGCTAATTCCTAAGCTGGATGGCATTAACTTGTGTCGGCAACTACGAAAGCAAGGCTACCGTAAATCTATTCTGTTGCTAACAGGCAAAAATTCTAATGCAGATATTGTAGCGGGGTTAGATGCGGGAGCAGATGATTATGTCATTAAGCCCTTTAACCAGGAAGCATTACTAGCAAGAATTCGGTCTTTGTTGCGGCGGAGTGGAGTGAGTGATTCATCTACGTTAACCTGGGGAAATCTCTGTTTAGATCCAAGTGCCGGTAGAGTAACTTGTAATGAGCAGGAAATTTTGCTTACAGCAACAGAATACAAACTGCTGGAGTTATTTTTGCAAAATCCAGATCGCATCTTTAGTCGTGCAGTGATTCTAGATCGGCTTTGGGGATTTGATGATGCACCGACTGAAAATGCAGTTACGACTCATATTAAAGACTTGCGAAAAAAACTGAAAACAGGAGGTCTAACAGAGGAATTTCTAGAAACAGTATATGGTATGGGCTATCGTATCAAGCCTGTACCTAATCTTTCTATCGCTGTTGGGGAAACAAATCAAGATGGGAAGAAAAAACCCGATTCCAAAGATATAACTTCTGTTAATCGAGTGCTGGAGCGATTTCGTAATTCCTTTGGCGCACAGGTTGTAGTACTGGAGCAGGCAAAAACTGCACTCTTGGAAAGGAATTTAAATAAAGAGTTACATCAGCAAGCATTGCACGAAGCCCATAAGCTAGCAGGTTCGATGGGAACGTTCGGTTATCCAGAAGGCTCCCGGCTAGCACGGAAAATAGAGCATTTGCTGCTTGCAGATTTCCTCCTCTCAGCAGATAAAATCTCTGATTTTTCGCAGTTGGTAACAAAATTACAGCAAGAATTAACTAAGCCTGCTGTCATTGTCCCGATGAAGCAAACTTATCGACTGTTAGTAATCGATGATGATATGACGTTGACAAAGCAGTTGCAAGCAGAAGCCGACTCATGGGGGATCAGGATGAAGGTTGCACCCAACTTAGCCGCGGCCCGATCGCGTCTAGCTTTAAAAACTCCTGACGCAGTTTTACTCGATTTGAGTTTTCCGGGAACAGAGGAAGACGGATTAATATTATTGAGCGAGATTGCACAGCGATCGCCAAATATCCCAGTGATTGTTTTTACAGGACGAGATACCTTGGCAGATCGATTGGCAGTATCGCGTTTAAAAGCTAGACAATTTTTGCATAAGCCTGCGACAACCGAGGAGATTTTTCAGGCGATCGCTCGTGTCCTACCTCAACCGAAAATTTCTGAAGCTAAAGTCTTAATCGTAGACGATGACCCTGTAATCTTGGCTGGACTATCGGCGTTGCTAACCCCTTGGGGGGTGGAAGTAATAACTCTCTCCCAATCACAGCAATTTTGGAAGGTTTTGATGGCAACATCTCCAGATTTGGTAGTACTAGATTTAGAAATGCCAATAGTTAATGGATTAGAGTTATGCCAAGTCGTGCGACAGGATGTCCATTGGGGAGATTTACCTATTTTGGTAGTAACAGCCCATACTGAAGCAGAATCCCTTCAGCAAGCCTTTGCTGCCGGAGCCGATGATTTCATTAGCAAGCCAGTGCTAGGGCCTGAACTTGTGACAAGGGTACTGAGCCGTATTCAAAGAACGCGCTGGCGCTCTCAGGTAGGGAGAAGTAAAGAATGA